A region of Drosophila willistoni isolate 14030-0811.24 unplaced genomic scaffold, UCI_dwil_1.1 Seg567, whole genome shotgun sequence DNA encodes the following proteins:
- the LOC124461613 gene encoding cold shock protein 2-like gives MAFANPQWGFGGGDQEQHQQQRGFGGGFGGENNNNNNKKDLVVSVVSEEEINSNNSNREDLVVSEEEINNNNNREDLVVVSVIIFFAVFAMTLSKPQWGFGGYGGGFGQQQEMGGGYGGGFDQMQQQQQEFSGGYGGGFGGQQQQQQEGFGGGFGGGFGGGYGW, from the exons ATGGCCTTTGCTAACCCACAATGGGGCTTCGGTGGCGGTGACCAAgaacaacatcaacagcaaaGAGGATTTGGAGGTGGTTTCGGGGGggagaacaacaacaacaacaacaagaaggaTTTGGTGGTTTCGGTGGTTTCGGAGGAGGagatcaacagcaacaacagcaacagggaGGATTTGGTGGTTTCGGAGGAGGagatcaacaacaacaacaacagggaGGATTTGGTGGTGGTTTCGGTG ATAATTTTCTTTGCGGTCTTTGCCATGACGCTTTCCAAGCCACAGTGGGGATTCGGAGGCTATGGCGGTGGATTTGGTCAGCAGCAGGAAATGGGAGGAGGATATGGCGGAGGTTTTGACcaaatgcaacaacagcagcaagaaTTTAGTGGTGGCTACGGCGGTGGCTTTGGCggtcaacaacagcagcagcaggaaggATTTGGCGGTGGATTTGGCGGTGGCTTTGGCGGCGGTTATGGATGGTAG